A window of Zingiber officinale cultivar Zhangliang chromosome 5A, Zo_v1.1, whole genome shotgun sequence contains these coding sequences:
- the LOC121982394 gene encoding purple acid phosphatase 23-like isoform X2, translating into MVSAGLVLFVVLLIAAAAFSAEHPSRKRRIPTTLDGPFPPATRRLDPSFRRGSDDIPTDDPRLAPRVHPPFPEQIALAASAHPSSVWVSWITGEANIGVNVTPADPSAVSSEVWYGEESGKCEFFQRGTATVYSQLYPFKGLLNYTSGIIHHVRLQGLKPSTRYYYKCGDSSLKALSEEHTFVTLPSCGPDHYPNRIAVIGDLGLTSNSTTTIDHLNENDPSMILMVGDMSYANQYLTTGGKGVPCFSCAFPDAPIRETYQPRWDTWGRFMEPITSKIPMMVIEGNHEIEPQVGNLTFKSYSARFSVPSEESGSNSNFYYSFNAGGVHFIMLGAYVDYNRTGAQHAWLKRDLCQLNRQITPWIIASWHPPWYNSYNSHYQEFECMRQEMEGLLYESSVDIVFSGHVHAYERMNRVFNYTLDPCGPVYITVGDGGNIEKVDVDFADDPGKCPSESDNTPEFGGVCHLNFTSGPAKGKFCWKTQPEWSAFRESSFGHGILEVINSTYALWTWHRNQDTYKGSAKGDQIYIVRQPELCLMKSGKGRRRRNGNGNKSLANWCRISIN; encoded by the exons ATGGTCTCTGCCGGCCTGGTCCTCTTCGTCGTCCTGCTCATCGCCGCGGCCGCCTTCTCGGCCGAGCATCCTTCGAGGAAGAGGCGCATTCCCACGACGCTCGACGGCCCCTTTCCTCCGGCCACTCGGCGGCTCGACCCCTCCTTCCGCCGCGGCAGCGACGATATCCCCACAGACGACCCCCGCCTCGCGCCGAGGGTCCATCCGCCCTTTCCGGAGCAAATTGCCCTCGCCGCCTCCGCCCACCCTTCCTCCGTCTGGGTTTCCTGGATCACTG GGGAGGCGAATATCGGGGTGAATGTGACGCCGGCGGACCCGTCGGCAGTGTCGAGCGAGGTGTGGTATGGGGAGGAGAGTGGGAAATGTGAGTTCTTCCAGAGGGGCACGGCCACCGTCTACAGCCAACTGTATCCTTTCAAGGGCCTCTTGAATTACACTTCGGGCATTATCCATCATGTGAGGCTTCAAG GCCTCAAACCATCAACAAGGTACTATTATAAATGTGGTGATAGCTCCTTGAAAGCCTTGAGTGAGGAGCACACCTTTGTAACATTACCCTCATGTGGCCCAGACCATTATCCAAATCGAATCGCAGTGATCGGTGATCTAGGGCTGACAAGCAACTCAACAACCACAATAGATCATTTAAATGAGAATGATCCTTCAATGATTTTAATGGTCGGAGACATGAGTTATGCAAACCAATATTTGACCACGGGGGGTAAAGGAGTTCCTTGCTTCTCGTGTGCATTTCCTGATGCACCCATTAGAGAAACATACCAACCACGATGGGATACATGGGGGAG ATTCATGGAACCTATTACATCAAAGATTCCTATGATGGTGATTGAAGGCAATCATGAAATCGAACCACAAGTTGGGAATCTGACTTTCAAATCTTACTCAGCCCGGTTTTCAGTTCCATCTGAGGAGAGTGGCTCCAATAGTAACTTCTATTATTCATTTAATGCTGGTGGAGTTCATTTTATCATGCTGGGTGCTTATGTTGACTATAATCGGACAG GTGCACAACATGCTTGGCTTAAAAGAGATCTGTGTCAGCTCAATCGCCAAATCACTCCTTGGATAATTGCTTCTTGGCATCCTCCTTGGTATAATAGTTACAACTCGCACTATCAGGAATTTGAATGCATGAGGCAAGAAATGGAGGGACTTCTATATGAGTCCAGTGTAGATATAGTGTTCTCTGGACAT GTCCATGCTTACGAAaggatgaatcgagtatttaacTATACGTTGGATCCATGTGGACCGGTTTACATAACTGTAGGCGATGGGGGAAATATTGAGAAAGTCGACGTTGACTTTGCAGATGATCCTGGGAAGTGCCCTTCGGAGAGTGACAATACGCCAGAGTTTGGTGGTGTCTGCCATTTGAATTTTACTTCAGGCCCTGCGAAGGGTAAATTCTGCTGGAAAACACAGCCCGAATGGAGTGCATTTAGAGAAAGTAGTTTCGGTCACGGTATTTTGGAG GTTATAAATTCGACTTACGCCTTGTGGACTTGGCATCGAAATCAGGATACCTACAAGGGAAGTGCAAAAGGAGATCAAATATACATAGTGCGACAGCCGGAGCTCTGTTTGATGAAAAGTGGAAAAGGACGCCGTCGAAGAAATGGAAATG GCAATAAATCACTTGCAAATTGGTGCCGAATCTCCATCAATTAG
- the LOC121982394 gene encoding purple acid phosphatase 23-like isoform X1, whose translation MVSAGLVLFVVLLIAAAAFSAEHPSRKRRIPTTLDGPFPPATRRLDPSFRRGSDDIPTDDPRLAPRVHPPFPEQIALAASAHPSSVWVSWITGEANIGVNVTPADPSAVSSEVWYGEESGKCEFFQRGTATVYSQLYPFKGLLNYTSGIIHHVRLQGLKPSTRYYYKCGDSSLKALSEEHTFVTLPSCGPDHYPNRIAVIGDLGLTSNSTTTIDHLNENDPSMILMVGDMSYANQYLTTGGKGVPCFSCAFPDAPIRETYQPRWDTWGRFMEPITSKIPMMVIEGNHEIEPQVGNLTFKSYSARFSVPSEESGSNSNFYYSFNAGGVHFIMLGAYVDYNRTGAQHAWLKRDLCQLNRQITPWIIASWHPPWYNSYNSHYQEFECMRQEMEGLLYESSVDIVFSGHVHAYERMNRVFNYTLDPCGPVYITVGDGGNIEKVDVDFADDPGKCPSESDNTPEFGGVCHLNFTSGPAKGKFCWKTQPEWSAFRESSFGHGILEVINSTYALWTWHRNQDTYKGSAKGDQIYIVRQPELCLMKSGKGRRRRNGNAPCCWNPNSSAANSGNLMNTGFDN comes from the exons ATGGTCTCTGCCGGCCTGGTCCTCTTCGTCGTCCTGCTCATCGCCGCGGCCGCCTTCTCGGCCGAGCATCCTTCGAGGAAGAGGCGCATTCCCACGACGCTCGACGGCCCCTTTCCTCCGGCCACTCGGCGGCTCGACCCCTCCTTCCGCCGCGGCAGCGACGATATCCCCACAGACGACCCCCGCCTCGCGCCGAGGGTCCATCCGCCCTTTCCGGAGCAAATTGCCCTCGCCGCCTCCGCCCACCCTTCCTCCGTCTGGGTTTCCTGGATCACTG GGGAGGCGAATATCGGGGTGAATGTGACGCCGGCGGACCCGTCGGCAGTGTCGAGCGAGGTGTGGTATGGGGAGGAGAGTGGGAAATGTGAGTTCTTCCAGAGGGGCACGGCCACCGTCTACAGCCAACTGTATCCTTTCAAGGGCCTCTTGAATTACACTTCGGGCATTATCCATCATGTGAGGCTTCAAG GCCTCAAACCATCAACAAGGTACTATTATAAATGTGGTGATAGCTCCTTGAAAGCCTTGAGTGAGGAGCACACCTTTGTAACATTACCCTCATGTGGCCCAGACCATTATCCAAATCGAATCGCAGTGATCGGTGATCTAGGGCTGACAAGCAACTCAACAACCACAATAGATCATTTAAATGAGAATGATCCTTCAATGATTTTAATGGTCGGAGACATGAGTTATGCAAACCAATATTTGACCACGGGGGGTAAAGGAGTTCCTTGCTTCTCGTGTGCATTTCCTGATGCACCCATTAGAGAAACATACCAACCACGATGGGATACATGGGGGAG ATTCATGGAACCTATTACATCAAAGATTCCTATGATGGTGATTGAAGGCAATCATGAAATCGAACCACAAGTTGGGAATCTGACTTTCAAATCTTACTCAGCCCGGTTTTCAGTTCCATCTGAGGAGAGTGGCTCCAATAGTAACTTCTATTATTCATTTAATGCTGGTGGAGTTCATTTTATCATGCTGGGTGCTTATGTTGACTATAATCGGACAG GTGCACAACATGCTTGGCTTAAAAGAGATCTGTGTCAGCTCAATCGCCAAATCACTCCTTGGATAATTGCTTCTTGGCATCCTCCTTGGTATAATAGTTACAACTCGCACTATCAGGAATTTGAATGCATGAGGCAAGAAATGGAGGGACTTCTATATGAGTCCAGTGTAGATATAGTGTTCTCTGGACAT GTCCATGCTTACGAAaggatgaatcgagtatttaacTATACGTTGGATCCATGTGGACCGGTTTACATAACTGTAGGCGATGGGGGAAATATTGAGAAAGTCGACGTTGACTTTGCAGATGATCCTGGGAAGTGCCCTTCGGAGAGTGACAATACGCCAGAGTTTGGTGGTGTCTGCCATTTGAATTTTACTTCAGGCCCTGCGAAGGGTAAATTCTGCTGGAAAACACAGCCCGAATGGAGTGCATTTAGAGAAAGTAGTTTCGGTCACGGTATTTTGGAG GTTATAAATTCGACTTACGCCTTGTGGACTTGGCATCGAAATCAGGATACCTACAAGGGAAGTGCAAAAGGAGATCAAATATACATAGTGCGACAGCCGGAGCTCTGTTTGATGAAAAGTGGAAAAGGACGCCGTCGAAGAAATGGAAATG